tttttaactcattCCACAACTTCATTCGTTCCTCGCCCGCCAAGCTGCCATCCAACTTTGCcgagtgaatttttttatcgcaAAAGTACCAAAGGCAGTAAATTTCATTTCCATCTGAGAGGGGAAAGCCGTTTTTGTCCTTTACATTTATTGGAGGTCCCATTTCAAGTAGGTTTTTCTGTTCCCTCAGGCACTCTGACTTTTGCACgttatttatatacttaTGGTACTGGGTTTGTATTAATATGCCTGTGCAGTTTTGGCAGAACATGCTCGGGTGCCACTCGCTAAATTGGCTGGTTTTATATTCGATGTAGTTGCTTTCGTCTATGTCATCATAGCAAATTAGACATGTTAGATTTTCTGGTACCGCTTCCGCGTGCTTTTCTTCCGTTGTCACCTCTGCATGGTTCAGTGCCGCgtctttgcaaaaattgtttttttcttccccgttcatggtgaagggtactggatccgagctcggtaccaagcttaactagccagcttgggtctccctatagtgagtcgtattaatttcgataagccagtaagcagtgGGTTCTCTAGTTAGCCAGAGAGCTCTGCTTATATAGACCTCCCACCGTACACGCCTACCGCCCATTTGCGTCAATGGGGCGGAGTTGTTacgacattttggaaagtcccGTTGATTTTG
This DNA window, taken from Plasmodium vivax scf_7092 genomic scaffold, whole genome shotgun sequence, encodes the following:
- a CDS encoding hypothetical protein (encoded by transcript PVX_231290A); this encodes MNGEEKNNFCKDAALNHAEVTTEEKHAEAVPENLTCLICYDDIDESNYIEYKTSQFSEWHPSMFCQNCTGILIQTQYHKYINNVQKSECLREQKNLLEMGPPINVKDKNGFPLSDGNEIYCLWYFCDKKIHSAKLDGSLAGEERMKLWNELKNFLIKEEKTDKAEKGQDNSADIQHSGGRSSLEGPRFEGKPIPNPLLGLDSTRTGHHHHHH